From Paralcaligenes sp. KSB-10:
AATCAATAACACCGTCGCCCAATGAAAAAAACGCGTAATCGGATCATAGGGTCGGTACATATAAGCTTGTTCAATCATGGTCATGCAAGCAAGTGTGGTTAAGAATTGAATTCATGGAACGCATCATAAGGCCTCTTCAGGTTATCGAGGCGAGGCTCAAAAAAATGGTTAATCGCCGTCATTATTCAAGCCAGCACTTAGCCCACCCTTAGCAAATGACGCGGGCTTGCGCCAAACGCTGGCAAGCCAGGACTGTTGCTCGCGGGGTAGCCCCGCAGGGCGATAATAATGCTCGAGCTCGATAAATCCGGCTGCGACCATAAAGGCACGCCAGGAGTCGAGATCGTGATATACGCCATAGCGTCCTCCATGCCAGCCTTCCTCGCCCTGGCCACGTGGGTTCGAACTGAAGAGGACACCGCCGGGCTTCAAGGCCGCACACAATTGCGTCAATACACGCGGCAGTTCGACGCCAGGCACATGGAACAGGCTGGCGTTGGCAAAGACACCATCAAAATGATCACGAGGCAAATCGAGATTCAGAAAATCCTGCTGCCATACCTCGCAACCCGTCTCGGCACGCGCCATGACAGCAAACGATTCGGTGCCGTCGAGACCGATTGGAACATGTCCAAGCCTGGCAAAAGCGTGTAAGTCACGCCCCGGTCCGCAGCCAAAATCCAGGATGCGAAAGGGTGGCCGGGCTTCAATATGCCGCAGCAAAGCGGCAATATTCTGGGCAACATCGTGATTGCGTGTTCCTTCGCGAAACTCTTCGGCATTCTGATTGTAGTAAGCAAGCGTGGGCGCGCTGATCTGCCGGATCCGGTCTGAATGCTGTGTCATGAGGTAGGTGCTGTAGCCGATGGTCTCAAGATGACTCGATAAGTAATATATATTATTTTTCAACAACTTATATGATACGCTTGGTAAATAAAAGATATCGGGACCGACTATTCCTGATGGCATCGCGATCTGTCATGCGCCCTTTTCCCAACCGGGCGATTCATCATTTTTGCAAGGAGCCGCGCCATGGACAAACCCTTCAAATTCCCCACCCGGAAAACCCCCGCGCCCCAGCAGGAAAACATCCGTCACAAATCGGAAAAGCATCGGGAAGCGGCCCTGGACCACGCCTTGACGGAAAGCTTTCCGGCCAGCGACCCGGTTGCCATCAGCACCACGAAAACCGCCGCCAATCAAGACTGACAACCTCAGGCGCCTCCCTGCCGCTTCGGCGCATTCGCCCACCACCATTCCGACGCCAGTAAAACCGTTTGCATCTGTACCGTATGGGCAAACGAAAACCCGGGGCCGCAGAGGGTTTCATCTGGAAATTCCGTAATCAGCGTAATGCCGGGGCCCTGGCCGGGAGCTTCGCTTGCGGTATACGGGATTCCGTGCCGAACCTGAAACGGCGGCAGGGCCACATAGCGCTGATAGCGCCGCAACTGCTCAGTGTTATAGCTCATCAGGCGCGTGTCCGCCGACAATTGACGTGTCAGATGCTCCAGCAGGCTTAAAGCCGTTTCTTTGTAGTCCGGCTTGAAACGCGCAATCAGGAAGAATCCTTTGGGTATGCTCCACGCTTCGAATCCGCGAGGCAGATATCCGGTGCATGGCCGAATCCATTCATGCGCCGGATACCCATGCAGGTTCAGATGCAATTGCGCGCCGCTGATGGCCAAAGCGCGCCGCCGCGCCTCGCGCTCGTACCAGGGTGCCTGTTCGCGATATTCGATATCGTCGCCCAGGGCGGTATAGCGCGCGGCATGATGCATATGTGCCGGATGCTCGACGCATAGGGCTTGATGCAAGGCATAGCCGTCGGGATTCTCGAGCGGCATCAGCGCAAAATGCGCGCCTGGCCGAGTTTTCAACTGAGCGGCGGCGCGCAGGGAGCCCACCACTCCGGACGTTTCATTGGCATGCTGCGCGCCGCTGATCAGCACGGCGGGCAAGTCTCCGGCAAGATACACTACGTTGACGGCTCGCCCCTGTTGCGACGCTTCGGCAAAATGCCGCCCAGGAAGGGCCTGCAGCGATCGCTCGACCTGAGCGATGGTCAAGGGCCGGTCCACCTGCGCCAGATCGGGCGCGTCGCCTTCAATCTGCCTTGTGTCCAACGCTGGCGGCTGGAACGGCGCCTGAGACTTATTGTGCTCCGCAGCCTCAAAAGAGATCTGTATGCGAGGTGTGCCGTCGTTATCCAGATGCACAAGCGGCACGATCTGCCCCGGCTGCAAGCCCCGGCTACCCGCGGCGCGGCCTGAATAATGCTGAAAATATTCAAGCAGGGAAAAATAAATTTCCTCGTGCATGGCCTCGCTTGTACTCATGTGCTCGTGGCCGCACGCCAGGCGGCGCTCAATGCCGGGCAAGACCATGTCGATGGTCAAACGCTTGAAATAAGGTTCTGTCTTGCCCCATTCGTGCCCCATCACGGCGCTCATCACCTCCTGGCAAGCCAACTGATACTCGGCCGCCACCGGGGTGCCGCCGGCGCAATGGCCTGTCTTTAACCAGGCGGAGGGCGCATATACGGCCTTTCCCAGAAAATCGGTTTGCATGACGTTGGGAGCAAACACTTCATGCGCTTCGGTGCGATCCGCATAGCGCAGGTCCAACCGATAGCAGCTCTGCTCCGACACATCGGGTGCAGCCACGAATTCGATCTCCACATCGGGGAACAGGCCGGTCAAAGGATAGGCCTCCAACAGGAATCGATTTTCCGCGCAGGCCGCATGCCGTGGATATTCGATGCGAGCGTGCGTCAATCCGGAAGAGTCGATTTCATCGAGAAAAAAATGCACCAAAGGCTTGTAGGCGCTGAATACCTGTGCATGCACGCCAAGCGCGCCCAGCTCGGCCCGCACGGAAACTCTTTTTGGAAGATCTTCGAACAACCATAGCTGTACCTTGGAGCCGCGATAGGCTTCGGCGCTCAGTTGCAACACCAGCTCATCGGCCGTGCGCAGGAAGATTCGGTCAAGCAGGATGGGCATGTGCGAGAATGAGTAGAGGAATAGCCGATTTTAGTTGACTATCGGCACCTTCGGCCGATTGGCGCCGCAATATCGGATATATTGTTTTTTTCCCCGCCGGCCTCATATAGAACCCATGATTCCCTTTTCCATTCTCGACCTCTCGCCCATCACCGAGAACGCCACCGCCGCCCAGTCATTCCGCAACTCGCTCGATCTTGCACAGCACGGCGAGCGCTGGGGCTTCAACCGCTACTGGTTGGCCGAGCACCATGGCATGCCGGGCATAGCCAGCGCCGCGACCGCCGTCCTCATCGCTCATGTGGCCGCAGGCACCTCAACGATCCGGATAGGAGCGGGCGGCGTCATGCTGCCCAACCATTCGCCGCTGGTCATCGCCGAACAATTCGGCACTCTGGAATCGCTCCACCCCGGGCGCGTCGATCTGGGGCTTGGGCGGGCACCGGGTTCGGACCAGACCACGGCACGCGCCCTGCGCCGCAACCTGGCCTCCGATTCGGACGAATTTCCGCACGATGTCCTGGAACTCATGGATTATTTTTCATCGGAACCCCGGCAAGCGGTCAAAGCCGTGCCCGGCACCGGCCTGAATGTACCGATCTGGATACTGGGCTCCAGCCTGTACGGAGCTCAGTTGGCCGCGGCGCTGGGCCTGCCGTACGCCTTTGCCTCGCACTTCGCCCCAGCGCAAATGATGCAGGCGATCGATGTCTACCGTTCCACCTTCAAGCCGTCGAAGCAGTTGCAAAAGCCTCATGTCATGCTGGGATTCAATGTTTTTGCCGCCGACACCGACGAGCAGGCCCGAATCCTCGCTACTTCGGCGCAGCAATCGTTTGTCAATTCACGCACCGGCCGGCCTTCGCGCCTGCCGCCGCCCATGGCCGACTACCTGGATCGCATCGGCCCGCAGGGGCAGGCGCTGCTGAACCAGATCCTGTCGTGCTCGGCCATAGGCTCAGTCAAGACAGTGACCGACCAGTTGCGGGCATTCATCGCGCACACCGGAGCCGACGAACTGATGATTGCCTCGAACATATTCGACCATGCCGCGCGTTTGCGTTCCTACGAAATTGTCTCCGAAGCGCATGCAGCAATGGCATAGACACCATCCCGACTTCCATATCGAGGCCATAAGCTGCCATGTCTGGGCGCTGTCGCTCGACCAGGCGAACGCCGACTATCCCGCCTTATGGGAAATACTGGCCGACGATGAAAAGCAGCGGGCCGACACGCTTCGTCTGGCGGCGGCAAAACGGCAGTTCGTTCTGACTCGAGGCACACTGCGCACGCTGCTTGGCCTCTATCTCGACATTGCCCCGAACGACTGCCGCTTCGCGCGGAGCGAGTTCGGCAAGCCCTGTCTGCGCGCGCCGGCGCGCGACTTGCGTTTCAATGTTGCGCACTCCGGAACACAGGCGCTGATTGCCATAGCACAGGGTGCGGACGTAGGCGTCGACATTGAAATTCAGCGCACGCTCGACGACCTCGAAGCGGTAGCGCGCATGATACTTTCACCCTCGGAATGGGAGTGTTGGCAGACGCTTACCGAACCAGAACGCACCTCGGCCTTTTACGCGATCTGGACTCATAAAGAAGCCATAACAAAAGCCTCGGGCCAAGGCTTGCTGCGGGAACCCTCGACAGTGGAGCTCAGCCTCGGCCCTGGCCGGCCGGTGAAGCTGCTGCGTATTCCCGGCTGGGCAAATCCACAATCCTGGACCGTGAATGAACTGGATGCCCCACCGGGCTATTCCGCCGCCCTGGCATCTCCCGCAAGCGGCCTGAGGGTCGTGCAACGCAGGCTGGAACCAGGCACCGCCGGCTTGCGCCATTGACCGGCCACTTCGGCATAGGCCTTGTTCATGCAAGTATCGAGCGGGCTATCACAGTGCGCTGAATTTCCGAGGAGCCTTCATAGATGCGCATGATACGGGCATCGCGCACATAGCGCTCCAGAGGCATTTCACGGGTATAGCCATATCCGCCATGGATCTGCAATGCGGCGTCGGTGATGAATCCGGCCGCCTCCGAGGCATACAGCTTGGCCATCGATGATTCAAGCGAGAACCGCCGGCCCGCGCTGCGCGCCGCCGTGGCCTGTAAAGTCAGCATCCATGCGGCTTCGAGCCGCAGTTTCATATCGGCCAGCAACCATTGAATGCCCTGCTTGTCGGCCAGCGGCTCTCCTCCTATCCGACGCTCTTTGGCCCAGGCCAGCGAAGCATCCAGCGCCGCCTCGGCAATACCGATGCTGCTGGCGGCCACATCGATCCGGCTATTGTCCAGAACTTGCATGGCTGTGCGAAAACCCGAACCCTCGGCGCCGAGCCGATTCTCGAGAGGAACCTCACAATCAAGAGCAACTTCGAACGCGTGGGCGCCCCGGATACCCATGAGTTTTTCCGGCGATGAAATCGACAGCCCCGGCGTCGCCGTGTCGACCACGAACACACTAATGCCTTTGTGCCCGGCGCCCGGATCGGTTTTGGCGTACACCACGATGAAATCGGCATCGCCCGCATTGGAAATGAAGTGCTTGACGCCGGTCAGGCGGTAGCTGCCGCCCTGCCGCTGTGCGCGCGTCGCCATATCGGCCGGGTTCGAGCCAGCCCTGGGTTCGGTCAGCGCGAACGCACCCAGCTTCGCGCCCATGGCCGCATCCGGCAGGTAGCGGGCCCGGAGCTCATCGTTGCCACCGATAAGAATCGAG
This genomic window contains:
- a CDS encoding peptidase M14, giving the protein MPILLDRIFLRTADELVLQLSAEAYRGSKVQLWLFEDLPKRVSVRAELGALGVHAQVFSAYKPLVHFFLDEIDSSGLTHARIEYPRHAACAENRFLLEAYPLTGLFPDVEIEFVAAPDVSEQSCYRLDLRYADRTEAHEVFAPNVMQTDFLGKAVYAPSAWLKTGHCAGGTPVAAEYQLACQEVMSAVMGHEWGKTEPYFKRLTIDMVLPGIERRLACGHEHMSTSEAMHEEIYFSLLEYFQHYSGRAAGSRGLQPGQIVPLVHLDNDGTPRIQISFEAAEHNKSQAPFQPPALDTRQIEGDAPDLAQVDRPLTIAQVERSLQALPGRHFAEASQQGRAVNVVYLAGDLPAVLISGAQHANETSGVVGSLRAAAQLKTRPGAHFALMPLENPDGYALHQALCVEHPAHMHHAARYTALGDDIEYREQAPWYEREARRRALAISGAQLHLNLHGYPAHEWIRPCTGYLPRGFEAWSIPKGFFLIARFKPDYKETALSLLEHLTRQLSADTRLMSYNTEQLRRYQRYVALPPFQVRHGIPYTASEAPGQGPGITLITEFPDETLCGPGFSFAHTVQMQTVLLASEWWWANAPKRQGGA
- a CDS encoding LLM class flavin-dependent oxidoreductase, with the translated sequence MIPFSILDLSPITENATAAQSFRNSLDLAQHGERWGFNRYWLAEHHGMPGIASAATAVLIAHVAAGTSTIRIGAGGVMLPNHSPLVIAEQFGTLESLHPGRVDLGLGRAPGSDQTTARALRRNLASDSDEFPHDVLELMDYFSSEPRQAVKAVPGTGLNVPIWILGSSLYGAQLAAALGLPYAFASHFAPAQMMQAIDVYRSTFKPSKQLQKPHVMLGFNVFAADTDEQARILATSAQQSFVNSRTGRPSRLPPPMADYLDRIGPQGQALLNQILSCSAIGSVKTVTDQLRAFIAHTGADELMIASNIFDHAARLRSYEIVSEAHAAMA
- a CDS encoding 4'-phosphopantetheinyl transferase superfamily protein — protein: MQQWHRHHPDFHIEAISCHVWALSLDQANADYPALWEILADDEKQRADTLRLAAAKRQFVLTRGTLRTLLGLYLDIAPNDCRFARSEFGKPCLRAPARDLRFNVAHSGTQALIAIAQGADVGVDIEIQRTLDDLEAVARMILSPSEWECWQTLTEPERTSAFYAIWTHKEAITKASGQGLLREPSTVELSLGPGRPVKLLRIPGWANPQSWTVNELDAPPGYSAALASPASGLRVVQRRLEPGTAGLRH
- a CDS encoding bifunctional 2-polyprenyl-6-hydroxyphenol methylase/3-demethylubiquinol 3-O-methyltransferase UbiG — translated: MTQHSDRIRQISAPTLAYYNQNAEEFREGTRNHDVAQNIAALLRHIEARPPFRILDFGCGPGRDLHAFARLGHVPIGLDGTESFAVMARAETGCEVWQQDFLNLDLPRDHFDGVFANASLFHVPGVELPRVLTQLCAALKPGGVLFSSNPRGQGEEGWHGGRYGVYHDLDSWRAFMVAAGFIELEHYYRPAGLPREQQSWLASVWRKPASFAKGGLSAGLNNDGD
- a CDS encoding acyl-CoA dehydrogenase family protein gives rise to the protein MNTRLGITAEDQAVADAIARFAAMQLAPRAQETDQQEISTARYVPLLAELGVMGMNLPEQWGGPGVSPTAMILSLVEIARCCAATASMVGAHYLATDSILIGGNDELRARYLPDAAMGAKLGAFALTEPRAGSNPADMATRAQRQGGSYRLTGVKHFISNAGDADFIVVYAKTDPGAGHKGISVFVVDTATPGLSISSPEKLMGIRGAHAFEVALDCEVPLENRLGAEGSGFRTAMQVLDNSRIDVAASSIGIAEAALDASLAWAKERRIGGEPLADKQGIQWLLADMKLRLEAAWMLTLQATAARSAGRRFSLESSMAKLYASEAAGFITDAALQIHGGYGYTREMPLERYVRDARIMRIYEGSSEIQRTVIARSILA